From the Pseudomonadota bacterium genome, the window TGCAAAGGCGCAGGAAACCCCCGACACACGAAGTCGCGACAGCAATGCCGCGGCCTCGCCTGTCGAGGCCGAGGGCGGTGAGGCTTCGCTCGAGCATCTCGCGGGTGCATCGACGGCAGCGACTGACGCGCTTCGCGCGGTCTCGTCGGCCATCGAAGCGGCTGCGTCTCGCAATGAGGCCTCGCGCCGTCGACGTGCCGCGGAAGCGGCGCCGCGTCCGGCCGAGGAGAGCGTCGGGCTGAGCGTCGGCGATACCGTCTGGGTCGAGCGGATCGGTCAGGAAGCGCGCGTCGACGCCCTCGGGCGCGACGACGTGGTGGTGCGCGCGGGCACGTTGCGCATGACGCTGCCGCTGGCCCAGGTGCGACGCCTGCGGGGGGGAACGAGCCTCCCGTCCGCGGTCGGCGAGGTCGTCGTCAAGACGGCGGGAGGAAGTGGCGGCGCGGAGCGACGGGCGAACGTGTCGACGCGGCTCGACATCCGCGGCATGCGCGCGGAAGATGCGGTGTACGAGGTAGATCGCTATCTCGATGAGGCCTCTCTGGCCCACGTCGAGCAGGCGACCATCGTGCACGGGAAGGGCACGGGTGTACTGCTCAATGTCGTTCAGGAGCGGCTTCGCGCGCATCCGCGCGTCGATGCCTTCCGGCCCGGAGATCCGGGCGAGGGCGGCTGGGGCGTCACGGTGGTGAGAATGCGATGAAGCGCATGGTGGTCATGGGGTTCTCGAACAGCACGGTGTGCTACCCGTCCCGGACAGTCGGTGCTCCGACGGGCGGCGATGGCGCCCGGACCTCTGTCGTTGACGGGTTGCGTCGCTTCCTGCACGAGCACGGCGTGGAGATCGACCAGTACGAGGAGAGCGAGGGAGAGGGGTGCTTCACCGTTGTCCTGGTGGCGCGGCAGACCTCTCCCGAGCCGAGCCTGGCGCTTCTGCGCGAGCGCCTTCGCGCCTATGGCCAGTCTGTGGGCCTCACCATACGCGTACAACGCGAGGACCTCTTCCTCGCCATGCACAGGATCTGAGCGATGTGGCTTTCTTCTGAGGAGATCTTTGAGACCGTCCGCATGATCGAGATGGAGCATCTCGACGTGCGAACCGTGACGCTGGGCGTGAGCCTGCTCGACTGCGCGGGGAGCAGCGACATCGAGCGGGTGGCCACCATGTGCTACGACAAGATCGTGCGCGTGGCGGGGGCGTTGAAGCAGGTGGTGGAAGAGGTGTCCGACGAGTTCGGCATCCCCATCGTGAACAAGCGCATCTCGGTCACGCCTGCCGCATATGTTGCCGCGGCAACCACCGCCAGTGACTACACGCCGCTGGCCCGTGCCCTCGACCGGGCTGCCGAGACCGTGGGGGTCGATTTCCTCGGTGGATTCTCTGCCCTGGTTCACAAGGGCATGAAGCGATGCGACGAGGTGTTCCTCGACTCCGTGCCCAGCGCCCTCGCGGCCACCTCGAGGGTGTGCGCGTCGGTGAACGTCGCCTCGACGCGGGCAGGCATCAACATGGATGCCATCGAGCGCATGGGGCACATCATCCGCGAGGCGGCGTGGGCCTCCGCCGATCGCGGCGGCATCCACTGCAGCCGCCTCGTCACCTTCTCAAACGTGCCTGAGGACAACCCTTTCATGGCGGGCGCCATGCACGGCATCGGAGAGTCGGAGGCCGTCATCAACGTGGGGGTGAGCGGCCCGGGCGTCGTTCGCTCGGCGCTGGCCCGTCTTGACCCGACCGCCGACCTCGGCGAGGTGGCCGAGATGATCAAGCGCACCTCGTTCAAGATCACGCGCACGGGGGAGCTGGTGGGGCGCGAGGTGTCTCGTCGTCTCGGCGTTCGCTTCGGCATCGTCGATCTCTCGCTGGCGCCGACACCCGCGCGAGGAGACAGTGTGGCCGAGATCCTCGAGTCGATGGGGCTCGAGCGCTGCGGAACCCACGGCAGCACCGCGGCACTGGCGCTGCTCAACGACGCGGTCAAGAAGGGGGGCGCCATGGCGTCGTCCTATGTGGGCGGCTTGAGCGGAGCGTTCATCCCCGTGAGCGAGGACGCCGCCATGGTCGACGCCGCGGCGGTGGGGGCGCTGTCGCTCGACAAGCTCGAGGCGATGACGGCGGTCTGCTCGGTGGGTCTCGACATGGTGGCCGTGCCCGGTGATGTGCCGGCCGAGACCTTGTCGGCCATCATCGCAGACGAGATGGCCATCGGCGTCATCAACTCGAAGACGACCGGCGTGCGCATCATCCCGGTTCCGCACAAGCGGGCGGGTGATCGCGTGCCCTATGGCGGTCTGCTCGGAGAGGTCATCGTGATGCCGGTGAACCCGTTCTCGTCAGTCGGATTCGTGCAGCGCCGCGGCCGCATCCCCGCGCCCATCCAGAGCCTCACGAACTGACCCATGGGAAGTCGTGGGCGCGCGCCGCGCCGTCTCGATGCCGCCGCCACCCGCGCGTTCCTTGCGAGCAAGCCTGGCTGGGCCATCCTCACCACCATCGGCGCAGATGGCTATCCGCACAGTGTTGCGCTCGGGTACTTCCTCGTGGAAGACGACATCGTTCTGGGGACCATGGCGAACACGCGCAAGCTGCGCAACATCGCCGGGAATCCGAAGGTCTGTGTTCTGGTGGAGACGTCGCACGAAAGCGTTCTCACCGCAGTGATGGTGCAGGGAGATGCAGAGGTGGTGAGCGACGACGCGGCGCGTCTTGCCCTTGCGCGAGAGGCGGCGCGGCAGCG encodes:
- a CDS encoding PFL family protein, whose product is MWLSSEEIFETVRMIEMEHLDVRTVTLGVSLLDCAGSSDIERVATMCYDKIVRVAGALKQVVEEVSDEFGIPIVNKRISVTPAAYVAAATTASDYTPLARALDRAAETVGVDFLGGFSALVHKGMKRCDEVFLDSVPSALAATSRVCASVNVASTRAGINMDAIERMGHIIREAAWASADRGGIHCSRLVTFSNVPEDNPFMAGAMHGIGESEAVINVGVSGPGVVRSALARLDPTADLGEVAEMIKRTSFKITRTGELVGREVSRRLGVRFGIVDLSLAPTPARGDSVAEILESMGLERCGTHGSTAALALLNDAVKKGGAMASSYVGGLSGAFIPVSEDAAMVDAAAVGALSLDKLEAMTAVCSVGLDMVAVPGDVPAETLSAIIADEMAIGVINSKTTGVRIIPVPHKRAGDRVPYGGLLGEVIVMPVNPFSSVGFVQRRGRIPAPIQSLTN
- a CDS encoding pyridoxamine 5'-phosphate oxidase family protein, whose product is MGSRGRAPRRLDAAATRAFLASKPGWAILTTIGADGYPHSVALGYFLVEDDIVLGTMANTRKLRNIAGNPKVCVLVETSHESVLTAVMVQGDAEVVSDDAARLALAREAARQRGVEEAQLPQQPRPGSAYVRVRPRRTITWHYA